The proteins below are encoded in one region of Segatella copri:
- the lpxK gene encoding tetraacyldisaccharide 4'-kinase → MRTEGDLIKINDWLLPLSWIYGGMVRFRNWLFDIGLKKSQSFSIPIISVGNITVGGSGKTPHVEYLIRLLHDKVKIAVLSRGYKRKTSGYVLADKDTTMSEIGDEPFQMHSKFDDIYVAVDAKRVRGIEKLQNEEPTKDVDVVLLDDAFQHRYVKPGINILLVDYHRLIIYDKMLPAGRLREPLSGKNRADIVIITKCPKDLKPMEFRVLTKAMDLYPFQKLYFTCINYDTPKGVFEDQQIAKEELKNYHALLVTGIASPKQMEHDLKPMVKSMQSLSFGDHHRFKNKDITRINEAFEQMPEPRLIITTEKDAVRLKETEGLYEIVKKSIYELPIKVSFMLEQEDNFNDKIISYVRKNSRNSILAKRKDDNKSEDSYHTGNRSRTISFRNN, encoded by the coding sequence ATGAGAACAGAAGGCGATCTTATCAAGATCAACGACTGGCTGCTACCACTGAGTTGGATTTATGGCGGCATGGTCAGATTTCGCAATTGGCTCTTCGATATCGGACTGAAAAAGAGTCAGTCATTCTCAATCCCGATCATTTCTGTGGGTAACATCACGGTGGGCGGATCGGGCAAGACTCCCCATGTGGAGTATCTGATACGCTTGTTGCACGACAAGGTTAAGATAGCTGTGCTATCACGTGGTTACAAAAGAAAGACCAGTGGCTATGTGCTGGCAGATAAAGATACGACAATGTCAGAGATTGGCGATGAACCCTTCCAGATGCACAGCAAGTTTGACGATATCTATGTAGCCGTAGACGCTAAGCGTGTGAGAGGAATCGAAAAGTTGCAGAATGAAGAACCGACCAAGGATGTAGATGTAGTATTACTGGATGATGCCTTTCAGCATCGCTATGTGAAGCCAGGTATCAACATTCTGCTGGTAGATTACCACCGTCTGATCATCTATGACAAGATGTTGCCGGCAGGAAGACTGAGAGAACCTCTAAGCGGTAAGAACCGTGCAGACATTGTGATTATCACTAAATGTCCAAAGGACCTGAAGCCAATGGAATTTCGAGTACTCACCAAGGCTATGGACCTTTACCCTTTCCAGAAGCTCTACTTCACCTGCATCAACTATGATACGCCAAAGGGAGTTTTCGAAGATCAGCAGATAGCCAAGGAGGAGTTGAAAAACTACCATGCTCTGCTGGTTACTGGTATCGCATCGCCTAAGCAGATGGAACACGACCTGAAGCCAATGGTCAAGAGTATGCAGTCGCTGAGTTTCGGTGACCACCATCGCTTCAAGAATAAAGACATCACACGCATCAACGAGGCGTTTGAACAGATGCCAGAACCCCGTCTGATTATCACGACAGAGAAAGATGCCGTGAGACTAAAAGAGACAGAGGGACTCTATGAAATAGTTAAGAAAAGCATATACGAACTGCCTATCAAGGTTAGTTTCATGCTGGAACAAGAAGATAATTTTAACGACAAAATCATTAGCTATGTACGAAAAAATTCAAGAAACAGCATCCTGGCTAAAAGAAAGGATGACAACAAGTCCGAAGACAGCTATCATACTGGGAACCGGTCTCGGACAATTAGCTTCAGAAATAACTGA